From Astyanax mexicanus isolate ESR-SI-001 chromosome 13, AstMex3_surface, whole genome shotgun sequence, the proteins below share one genomic window:
- the lamb2l gene encoding laminin subunit beta-1, whose amino-acid sequence MMTAMARCLGLLFLVVHSVAQELPSSPHGCTDGSCYPATGNLLIGRAVNLTATSTCGLESPEQYCIVSHLQESDKCFACDSRRHYDPYYHRNSHRVENVIYLKDSRGDLTWWQSVNGEESVSIRLNLEAEFHFTHLIMKFKTFRPAGMLIERSADFGRSWRPYRYFAYNCTRTFPRVPARSLQLIDDVICEERYSDIEPSTEGEVIYKVLDPSIHVSDPYSTNIQDLLRITNLRINFTRLHTLGDNLLDRRPDVLQKYYYSIYELVVRGSCFCYGHASECAPVPGVNTRESVMIHGRCVCKHNTVGLNCERCRDFHHDLPWRPAEADNPHTCTECNCNGHSRTCHFDMAVYLATGNVSGGVCDNCLHNTMGRNCETCKPFYYQDPSKDIRDPSACVACDCDPVGSLEGGVCDSHTDLDLGMIAGQCRCKPNVKGQRCDYCRDGHYGLTQNDPLGCQPCNCDPRGITMLGAPCDPISGDCSCKRYVTGRYCNQCIPEYWGLSNDLAGCRPCDCDFGGAYSNKCMVENGQCECRSYLIGRQCSEVQPGYFCAALDYYKYEAEGAAAYSPESSNLPGKPRPQAGNNCAEHLNNQLKRHKRHRHIAQQQRAALRRIRQLQQTPDVTTVSRERQPGQMVTWTGPGFARVKDGAGLVFTIDNIAYAMEYDIMIRYEPESTEDWEAIVSITSIQLPTSPRCGNLLPTEQLYTVTLPHHKRYILMPRPFCFEPSNRYVVSIRFQRHAVSYRHLTAYILVDSLVLIPKYEELPGFQGNDPLAQQRRDEMVRYMCMESFMTAPMPPLAEMCIKLICSISSLMHDGALACRCDPQGSLSTECHKIGGQCSCKPNVIGRNCDQCAPRTYGFGPYGCTACDCHLDGSAGQQCDPLTGQCPCKPGARGRQCSDCQPGHWGFPNCRPCHCNGHAETCDPQTGACLECRDHTAGHLCERCMNGFYGNPVLGSGEHCRPCPCPGNPGSSHSNGDSCHMDHSSNEIICHCKQGYSGRRCELCAPGYFGNPEQSGGVCRPCECNGNIETEDPGSCDSRTGQCLKCLYNTDGPSCSECKIGYYGNALARDCRRCTCMTLGTQQAYCEDGSCDCDRQTGACPCRPNVEGHNCDRCAPNHWNLGMDYGCEACECHPQNSHSSHCNLISGQCQCRQGFGGKQCTECEPLHWGNPNEHCEECRCDPLGSEALQCNRSTGACPCREQASGQHCNECARGFTGNFPKCVPCHPCFQLWDDVVCQLEADLEIIRNKIAGILGMGQLPGFSNTRIHELEEKLAEVQNLLKNGDRDRMHQLISQAIDDMRVEIAVTDGRLMGMERELNATAVQDRVLKQNLTSMEQELRDLNNTLTQSHKDLDNYLTAGLADQFEKIQKYYQQSLDAEQRCNASVYGPESPVEQSKQTRNLTETLINQKKDQLLRTVTAQNKSLSELEKKVHDVDKKVHHLSRKVCGGSGTVSANDTCVDDPCGGAGCKKNDSTLICGGPHCNGTVGASLRALEEANNVNKNLTAASKEMMDMEKKLKDIATLTQNVKTQAMNTLEKAQAKKEQFEKSNKKLKDFIQKIRDFLTEEGADPQSIEKIAKQVLAIQLPVNRTVLDQVVEQIKENIANLTDVERAYNQTSEQLNKAKELLNEAQQAKTQAEGVNDAISKTKEALNTTQDAIQKAEKAIETAMENLNSTRNATATVENKILDLEKNLESVMARLGNLSQGVDMLKNKTEQNRQMAQEAKALANNATQSASDLNKEMSEAEALYKELKEKVDSLGGAGANVTQRALDMKKKAKELLDKADKGMKSLEKLEKKFQQNKDTIQKQQEAIEELEKNATDIRDYIRNKVTGYNTCQ is encoded by the exons TTGTCCATTCTGTGGCACAGGAGCTTCCATCAAGTCCTCACGGCTGCACAGATGGAAGCTGTTACCCAGCTACAGGGAACCTGCTAATTGGGCGAGCTGTGAACCTAACAGCTACATCGACCTGCGGCCTTGAATCACCAGAGCAGTACTGCATCGTCAGCCATCTACAG GAGTCAGATAAGTGCTTCGCTTGTGACTCGCGAAGGCATTATGACCCCTACTATCACAGGAACAGCCATCGCGTCGAGAACGTTATCTACCTCAAGGACAGCAGAGGAGATCTGACTTGGTGGCAGTCTGTTAACG GAGAGGAGAGTGTTAGTATCAGACTCAATCTGGAGGCCGAGTTCCACTTCACTCACCTCATCATGAAGTTTAAG ACCTTCAGGCCCGCGGGCATGTTGATTGAACGTTCTGCTGATTTTGGGCGTTCCTGGAGGCCGTACCGCTATTTTGCCTACAACTGCACCAGGACCTTCCCCCGAGtgcctgctcgatctctgcagcTCATTGATGATGTCATCTGCGAGGAGCGCTATTCTGATATAGAGCCGTCCACAGAGGGAGAG GTCATTTACAAAGTGCTTGATCCCTCAATCCATGTCAGTGACCCCTACAGTACCAATATTCAAG aCCTGCTGCGCATCACTAACCTGCGGATCAACTTCACTAGACTGCACACTCTGGGGGATAACCTTCTGGACCGGCGGCCTGATGTTCTGCAGAAGTATTACTATTCTATTTACGAGCTGGTGGTCCGTGGAAGCTGCTTCTGTTACGGCCACGCCTCAGAGTGCGCCCCAGTGCCAGGAGTGAACACCAGGGAGAGTGTCATG ATTCATGGGCGCTGTGTGTGTAAGCATAACACAGTGGGGCTAAACTGTGAGCGCTGCAGAGATTTCCACCATGACCTGCCCTGGAGACCAGCTGAGGCTGATAACCCTCACACCTGCACAg AGTGCAACTGTAACGGTCACTCCAGAACGTGTCACTTTGACATGGCGGTGTATCTGGCCACGGGGAATGTTAGCGGAGGTGTTTGTGACAACTGTCTTCACAACACCATGGGACGCAACTGTGAAACCTGCAAACCCTTCTACTATCAGGACCCGTCCAAAGATATCAGAGACCCAAGTGCATGTGTTG CATGTGACTGTGACCCAGTGGGCTCTCTGGAGGGAGGTGTGTGTGACAGCCACACTGATCTGGATCTGGGGATGATTGCTGGTCAGTGTCGCTGCAAGCCCAACGTCAAAGGCCAGCGCTGTGACTATTGTAGGGACGGCCACTACGGCCTTACCCAAAACGATCCTCTGGGGTGCCAGC CATGCAACTGTGATCCACGTGGCATCACCATGCTGGGAGCCCCATGCGATCCAATCAGTGGAGACTGTTCCTGCAAGAGATACGTTACCGGACGCTACTGCAACCAGTGCATA ccagAGTACTGGGGACTCAGTAATGACCTTGCAGGCTGTAGACCCTGTGACTGTGATTTTGGTGGAGCGTACAGCAACAA GTGCATGGTGGAAAATGGTCAGTGTGAATGTCGGTCTTACCTGATTGGTCGCCAGTGCTCAGAGGTGCAGCCTGGATATTTCTGTGCTGCGCTGGACTACTACAAATATGAGGCTGAAGGAGCAGCAGCCTATAGCCCTGAAAGTTCTAATTTACCT GGGAAACCACGGCCTCAGGCAGGTAATAACTGTGCAGAGCATCTCAACAACCAGCTGAAGAGACACAAACGCCACCGACACATCGCCCAGCAGCAGAGAGCAGCACTGAGACGTATCCGCCAGCTGCAGCAGACT CCTGATGTGACGACTGTAAGCAGAGAGAGGCAGCCGGGTCAGATGGTCACCTGGACTGGACCGGGCTTTGCTCGGGTTAAAGATGGCGCTGGGCTTGTCTTCACTATTGACAATATCGCTTACGCCATGGAGTATGACATCATGATACGCTATGAGCCAGAG TCCACAGAAGACTGGGAGGCCATTGTGAGCATTACATCCATCCAGCTGCCCACCAGCCCTCGCTGTGGAAACCTGCTGCCCACTGAGCAGTTATACACTGTCACCCTGCCCCACCACAAGAG GTACATTCTGATGCCGCGGCCCTTTTGCTTCGAGCCCAGCAACCGCTATGTGGTGTCCATCCGCTTCCAGCGCCATGCTGTCTCTTACAGACATCTCACCGCCTACATACTTGTCGACTCG CTTGTTTTGATTCCTAAGTATGAGGAGCTGCCAGGTTTCCAGGGTAATGATCCCCTGGCTCAGCAACGGCGGGATGAGATGGTGCGCTACATGTGCATGGAGTCATTCATGACTGCTCCCATGCCGCCACTGGCTGAAATGTGTATTAAACTCATCTGCAGCATCTCCTCTTTGATGCATGATGGAGCATTAG CTTGTCGCTGTGACCCTCAGGGTTCACTGAGCACAGAGTGTCACAAGATCGGAGGTCAGTGTAGCTGTAAACCCAATGTGATTGGCCGTAACTGTGACCAGTGTGCACCGAGAACCTATGGATTTGGACCCTATGGCTGCACTG CTTGTGACTGCCACCTTGATGGCTCAGCAGGGCAGCAGTGTGACCCTTTAACTGGACAGTGCCCCTGTAAACCCGGAGCCCGTGGACGGCAGTGCTCTGACTGTCAGCCTGGTCACTGGGGCTTCCCTAACTGCAGACCATGCCACTGTAACGGACACGCAGAGACCTGTGACCCTCAGACTGGCGCCTGCCTCGAGTGCAGAGATCACACAGCAGGTCATCTGTGCGAGAG GTGTATGAATGGTTTTTATGGCAACCCAGTGCTGGGTTCAGGGGAGCACTGTCGTCCCTGTCCGTGTCCAGGCAACCCAGGCAGCAGCCACTCCAACGGAGACTCCTGCCACATGGATCACTCCTCCAACGAGATCATCTGCCACTGCAAGCAAGGCTATTCAG GTCGTCGCTGTGAGCTCTGTGCCCCTGGTTACTTTGGAAACCCGGAGCAGTCTGGTGGCGTGTGCCGACCCTGCGAGTGCAACGGAAACATCGAGACCGAGGATCCGGGCTCTTGTGACTCGCGCACCGGCCAGTGCCTAAAGTGTCTGTACAACACGGACGGCCCGTCCTGCTCCGAGTGCAAGATTGGTTATTATGGCAATGCTCTGGCTAGAGACTGCAGGC GCTGTACGTGTATGACGCTGGGGACACAGCAGGCCTATTGTGAAGATGGGTCCTGTGACTGCGACAGGCAGACCGGGGCGTGTCCCTGCAGGCCTAATGTTGAAGGCCATAACTGTGACCGTTGCGCCCCTAACCACTGGAACCTGGGCATGGACTACGGCTGCGAGGCCTGTGAGTGCCACCCTCAGAACTCCCACAGCTCACACTGTAACCTG ATCAGCGGTCAGTGTCAGTGCAGGCAAGGTTTTGGAGGGAAGCAGTGTACAGAGTGTGAGCCGCTGCACTGGGGGAATCCAAACGAGCACTGTGAGG AGTGTAGGTGTGACCCGCTGGGATCAGAGGCTCTTCAGTGTAACCGTTCCACTGGAGCCTGTCCATGCAGAGAGCAAGCGAGTGGGCAGCACTGTAACGAGTGTGCTCGCGGGTTTACCGGAAACTTCCCAAAGTGTGTACCCTGCCACCCTTGCTTCCAGCTGTGGGATGACGTTGTGTGCCAGCTTGAAGCCGATCTGGAAATCATCCGCAATAAAATAGCCGGGATCCTGGGTATGGGCCAGTTACCCGGCTTTAGCAACACCAGGATCCATGAACTGGAGGAGAAGCTGGCTGAGGTCCAGAACCTGCTGAAGAATGGGGACAGAGACAGGATGCACCAGCTGATTAGCCAGGCCATTGATGACATGAG GGTTGAGATAGCTGTCACTGATGGGCGTTTGATGGGCATGGAGAGAGAGCTGAATGCAACGGCAGTTCAGGACAGGGTCCTGAAACAGAATCTGACCTCAATGGAGCAGGAGCTCAGAGACCTGAATAACACACTGACCCAGAGCCACAAAGACCTGGACAATTACCTCACTGCTGGACTTGCAG ATCAGTTTGAGAAAATACAGAAGTACTACCAGCAGTCTTTGGATGCTGAGCAGCGTTGTAATGCGTCTGTGTACGGACCTGAGAGCCCTGTGGAGCAATCTAAACAAACACGTAACCTGACTGAGACCCTGATCAATCAGAAGAAAGACCAGCTGCTGAGAACAGTCACTGCTCAGAACAAATCACTATCTGAACTGGAAAAGAAAGTACATGATGTGGACAAGAAGGTCCATCACCTCAGCCGTAAG GTGTGTGGTGGCAGTGGCACTGTGAGTGCTAATGATACGTGTGTGGATGACCCTTGTGGAGGTGCTGGCTGTAAGAAAAATGATAGCACACTGATATGTGGAGGACCCCATTGTAACGGTACAGTAGGGGCCTCACTCAGGGCACTGGAGGAGGCTAATAACGTTAACAAGAACCTGACAGCTGCCAGCAAAGAAATGATGGACATGGAAAAgaag CTTAAGGACATTGCCACACTCACTCAGAATGTGAAGACACAAGCCATGAACACGCTGGAGAAAGCCCAGGCCAAGAAAGAGCAGTTTGAAAAGTCCAATAAAAAACTAAAGGACTTTATCCAGAAGATCAGAGACTTTTTGACTG AGGAAGGAGCAGACCCGCAGAGCATAGAGAAAATAGCCAAGCAGGTTCTGGCCATCCAGCTGCCTGTCAACCGGACTGTACTGGACCAAGTAGTGGAGCAGATCAAAGAAAACATTGCCAACCTTACGGATGTGGAGAGAGCCTACAATCAAACCTCTGAGCAGCTGAACAAGGCCAAGGAGCTGCTCAACGAAGCGCAACAAGCCaa GACTCAAGCAGAGGGAGTTAATGACGCCATCAGTAAGACTAAAGAGGCTCTGAACACCACGCAGGATGCTATCCAGAAGGCAGAGAAGGCAATAGAGACGGCCATGGAAAACCTCAATTCCACACGGAACGCCACAGCCACG GTGGAGAACAAGATCTTAGATCTGGAGAAGAACCTGGAGAGCGTGATGGCGAGGTTGGGAAATTTATCCCAAGGCGTGGATATGTTAAAGAACAAGACGGAACAGAACCGACAGATGGCACAGGAGGCTAAAGCTCTGGCAAATAATGCCACACAAAGCGCCTCTGATCTAAACAAG gAAATGTCAGAAGCTGAGGCTCTATATAAGGAACTGAAGGAGAAGGTGGACTCTTTAGGAGGTGCTGGAGCCAACGTCACCCAGAGAGCGCTTGACATGAAGAAGAAGGCGAAGGAGCTTTTGGATAAGGCCGATAAGGGCATGAAATCACTTGAAA aaCTGGAGAAGAAGTTCCAGCAGAACAAGGATACGATACAGAAGCAGCAGGAAGCGATTGAGGAACTGGAAAAGAATGCTACAGATATCAGAGATTACATCCGAAATAAAGTAACAGGCTACAACACCTGTCAGTAG